The proteins below come from a single Conexivisphaerales archaeon genomic window:
- a CDS encoding FAD-dependent oxidoreductase, translating into MYTLVEPKRKGKFPAPVLPVEKRRASFCEVQLSYTPEEVIEEAQRCLLCGNPACMDACPVQLDVRGMNEAVSRGDFATAYRRIRETNPLLGTCARVCPQLDGLCEAACHLNVIGEPIAVGMIQRFVADWERNGHPQPLPSIGKDTGKRVAVIGAGPAGLAAAELLRRYGHAVTIYEQSRHAGGTAWYGIPDYHLSKDVLQYEIDQIRRMGVEIKTGISVGKDVTLSELLQDGADAVLIATGAKDVTPLMIPGSDLRGVIDGYRFLEDVFMEGVQNYLRQPKYDLGNKVLVIGGGDSAIDSARTALRLTNGEVTIMYRRTAKELPAYPLVVSEAQEEGVKFRFLVEPKAFNGVNGRLVSATFSVMKLGEPDSSGRRRPVPTGEEITVECSSVIIAIGRGPNTSIQSREKIRMNERGAIIVDEKFMTSMPGVFAAGDVTTGETLVVKAAAAGRQAAQRIHEYLMGLEDKHVSLYDRYFKNKSYYNMLYGIEEGPPPP; encoded by the coding sequence TTGTATACACTTGTCGAACCAAAGAGAAAAGGAAAGTTCCCTGCACCTGTACTTCCTGTAGAAAAAAGACGTGCAAGCTTCTGTGAGGTGCAGCTATCCTACACACCTGAAGAAGTGATAGAGGAAGCGCAGAGGTGCCTGCTCTGCGGCAATCCTGCATGTATGGATGCCTGTCCTGTGCAGCTTGATGTAAGAGGTATGAACGAAGCTGTCTCAAGAGGCGATTTCGCCACAGCTTACAGAAGGATCAGGGAAACAAACCCCCTTCTTGGAACATGCGCCAGGGTCTGTCCTCAATTGGACGGTCTCTGTGAAGCTGCGTGCCACCTGAACGTCATAGGCGAGCCGATAGCAGTTGGAATGATTCAGCGATTCGTAGCAGACTGGGAGAGAAACGGTCACCCTCAGCCCTTACCATCAATAGGTAAAGATACTGGAAAGAGGGTTGCTGTGATAGGAGCTGGCCCCGCGGGCCTCGCAGCTGCTGAACTTCTCAGAAGGTATGGTCATGCCGTAACCATATATGAACAGTCGCGCCATGCAGGAGGCACTGCCTGGTATGGTATTCCAGACTATCATCTTTCAAAGGATGTGCTGCAGTACGAAATAGACCAGATACGCAGAATGGGTGTCGAGATAAAGACAGGCATATCTGTGGGAAAAGATGTGACTCTCTCAGAGCTGCTCCAGGATGGAGCTGACGCGGTGCTGATCGCAACAGGCGCCAAGGATGTCACTCCTCTTATGATTCCCGGCTCAGACCTCAGAGGAGTTATCGATGGATACCGCTTTCTCGAAGACGTATTCATGGAAGGTGTACAGAATTATCTGAGGCAGCCAAAGTATGACCTAGGAAACAAGGTCCTTGTCATTGGAGGAGGTGACAGCGCCATAGACAGCGCAAGGACTGCATTGCGTCTTACTAACGGCGAAGTTACCATAATGTACAGAAGAACAGCGAAGGAGCTTCCTGCATATCCTTTGGTGGTTTCCGAAGCTCAAGAAGAAGGGGTTAAATTCAGATTTCTTGTCGAGCCAAAGGCCTTCAACGGCGTCAATGGAAGATTGGTTTCAGCAACTTTCTCAGTGATGAAGCTTGGTGAGCCTGACTCATCTGGCAGGAGAAGGCCTGTCCCTACCGGCGAAGAAATAACGGTCGAATGCAGCAGTGTGATTATAGCAATAGGAAGAGGTCCGAACACATCAATACAGTCGAGGGAAAAAATAAGGATGAACGAAAGAGGAGCCATCATAGTTGATGAGAAGTTCATGACATCGATGCCTGGAGTCTTTGCCGCTGGCGACGTAACTACAGGTGAAACACTTGTTGTCAAGGCAGCAGCAGCTGGAAGGCAGGCAGCGCAGAGAATACATGAATACCTCATGGGCCTTGAGGATAAGCACGTATCGCTGTATGACAGGTACTTCAAGAACAAATCGTACTACAACATGCTCTACGGTATAGAAGAAGGCCCTCCTCCGCCCTGA